The following are encoded in a window of Vidua chalybeata isolate OUT-0048 chromosome 35, bVidCha1 merged haplotype, whole genome shotgun sequence genomic DNA:
- the SELENOW gene encoding selenoprotein W, with amino-acid sequence MAPLPVHVLYCGAUGYKPKFEKLKRELERRFPGALHVSGQGTPEVTGWFEVTVGGHLVHSKKNGDGFVDSDPKLRRIVAAIESRLA; translated from the exons ATGGCGCCGCTCCCAGTCCATGTCCTTTACTG CGGAGCCTGAGGCTACAAACCCAAG tttgagAAGCTGAAGCGGGAACTGGAGCGGCGCTTCCCGGGAGCCCTGCACGTg AGCGGCCAGGGCACCCCGGAGGTGACGGGATGGTTTGAGGTGACCGTGGGGGGACACCTGGTCCACTCCAAAAAG AACGGCGATGGCTTCGTGGACAGCGACCCCAAACTGCGCAGGATCGTGGCCGCCATCGAGTCCCGCCTGGCCTAG
- the LOC128802252 gene encoding histone H3.3A isoform X2: MARTKQTARKSTGGKAPRKQLATKAARKSAPSTGGVKKPHRYRPGTVALREIRRYQKSTELLIRKLPFQRLVREIAQDFKTDLRFQSAAIGALQEASEAYLVGLFEDTGGDR; the protein is encoded by the exons ATGGCCCGCACCAAGCAGACGGCTCGGAAATCCACGGGCGGCAAGGCGCCGCGCAAGCAGCTGGCCACCAAGGCCGCAAGGAAGAGCGCGCCGTCCACGGGCGGCGTCAAGAAACCGCACCGCTACCG ccccggcacggTGGCGCTGCGCGAGATCCGGCGCTACCAGAAATCCACGGAGCTGCTGATCCGGAAGCTTCCGTTCCAGCGGCTGGTGCGGGAGATCGCGCAGGACTTCAAAACCGACCTGCGCTTCCAGAGCGCCGCCATCGGCGCCCTgcag GAGGCCAGCGAGGCGTACCTGGTGGGGCTCTTTGAGGACACGGGGGGTGACAGGTGA
- the LOC128802252 gene encoding histone H3.3A isoform X1, which produces MARTKQTARKSTGGKAPRKQLATKAARKSAPSTGGVKKPHRYRPGTVALREIRRYQKSTELLIRKLPFQRLVREIAQDFKTDLRFQSAAIGALQEASEAYLVGLFEDTNLCAIHAKRVTIMPKDIQLARRIRGERA; this is translated from the exons ATGGCCCGCACCAAGCAGACGGCTCGGAAATCCACGGGCGGCAAGGCGCCGCGCAAGCAGCTGGCCACCAAGGCCGCAAGGAAGAGCGCGCCGTCCACGGGCGGCGTCAAGAAACCGCACCGCTACCG ccccggcacggTGGCGCTGCGCGAGATCCGGCGCTACCAGAAATCCACGGAGCTGCTGATCCGGAAGCTTCCGTTCCAGCGGCTGGTGCGGGAGATCGCGCAGGACTTCAAAACCGACCTGCGCTTCCAGAGCGCCGCCATCGGCGCCCTgcag GAGGCCAGCGAGGCGTACCTGGTGGGGCTCTTTGAGGACACCAACCTGTGCGCCATCCACGCCAAGCGCGTCACCATCATGCCCAAGGACATCCAGCTGGCGCGGCGGATCCGCGGCGAGCGCGCCTGA
- the NOP53 gene encoding LOW QUALITY PROTEIN: ribosome biogenesis protein NOP53 (The sequence of the model RefSeq protein was modified relative to this genomic sequence to represent the inferred CDS: inserted 2 bases in 2 codons) yields the protein MAAAESFLAFNPAGRAGPAAASRRRSRGPRNRKKGWKRWSGPEARXGREIGDFLEDVGLQERTAGGLISEQPNEGXFFLDTGSAPKSEVFNPNPPLPEVFGVPLTPRTPPPGRPQKKKPPQKPLHVDLVLQPLSKVPPPKSESGGARGAPPPPKIRSGRGFWGGSIPKSHSRTPKSPQGPSKSPQGPPNSPQGPQNPLRDP from the exons ATGGCGGCGGCCGAGTCGTTCCTCGCCTTCAAccccgcgggccgggccggccccgccgccgcctcccggcGCCGCTCCCGCGGGCCCCGCAACCGCAAGAAGGGCTGGAAGCGCTGGAGCGGCCCCGAGGCGC CTGGCCGCGAAATCGGCGATTTCCTGGAGGatgtggggctgcaggagcgGACCGCGGG GGGCCTGATCTCGGAGCAGCCCAACGAGG CTTTCTTCCTGGACACCGGGAGCGCCCCCAAAAGTGAGGTTTTTAACCCAaatccccccctccccgag gtttttggggtgcccctgaccccccggaccccccccccaggccGGCCCCAGAAGAAGAAGCCCCCCCAGAAGCCCCTGCACGTGGacctggtgctgcagcccctctccAAGGTGCCCCCCCCCAAAAGTGAGTCTGGGGGTGCTCGGGGGGCtcctccccccccaaaaattcgATCTGGgcggggtttttggggtggctccatccccaaatcccactccaggaccccaaaatcccctcagggaccctcaaaatcccctcagggacccccaaattcccctcaggGACCTCAAAATCCTCTCAGGGACCCC